The following coding sequences are from one Cervus canadensis isolate Bull #8, Minnesota chromosome 4, ASM1932006v1, whole genome shotgun sequence window:
- the LOC122440656 gene encoding prostaglandin E2 omega-hydroxylase CYP4F21-like yields MAANYPRGYLIWFGPIIPMVVFCHPDMLRSITNASAAIAPKDMQFYGTLKPWLGDGLLLSAGDKWNSHRRMLTPAFHFNILKPYMKIFTKSAEIMHAKWEHLVTEGHTHLDMFEHISLLTLDSLQKCVFSFDSNCQEKPSEYIAAILELSALVSKRNQQLFLHMDFLYYLTSDGRRFRRACRLVHDFTDSVIQERRRTLPKENIDDFLKTKAKTKTLDFIDVLLLTKDEDGKGLSDEDIRAEADTFMFEGHDTTASGLSWILYNLAKHPEYQERCRQEVQDLLRDRESKEIEWDDLVQLPFLTMCIKESLRLHPPVTSISRRCTQDIVLPDGRVIPKGVACLIDIFGTHHNPSVWPDPEVYDPFRFDPENIKGRPPLAFIPFSAGPRNCIGQTFAMTEMKVILALTLLRFRILPDKEPCQKPELILRTEGGLWLQVEPLSAGQQ; encoded by the exons ATGGCTGCCAACTACCCCCGTGGATATTTGATCTGGTTTGGCCCCATTATCCCCATGGTCGTCTTCTGCCACCCTGACATGCTCCGGAGCATCACCAACGCCTCAG CTGCCATTGCACCCAAGGACATGCAGTTCTATGGCACTCTAAAACCCTGGCTTG GGGATGGGCTCCTCCTGAGTGCTGGTGACAAGTGGAACAGTCACCGTCGCATGCTAACACCTGCCTTCCACTTCAACATCCTGAAGCCCTATATGAAGATTTTCACCAAGAGCGCAGAGATCATGCAC GCCAAGTGGGAGCACCTGGTCACAGAGGGCCACACCCATCTGGACATGTTTGAACACATCAGCCTCCTGACCCTGGACAGTCTGCAGAAATGTGTCTTCAGTTTTGACAGCAATTGCCAAGA GAAGCCCAGCGAATATATCGCCGCCATCTTGGAGCTCAGTGCTCTTGTGTCAAAAAGAAACCAACAGCTCTTCCTGCACATGGACTTCCTGTACTATCTCACCTCAGATGGGCGGCGCTTCCGCAGGGCCTGCCGCCTGGTGCACGACTTCACAGATTCGGTCATCCAGGAGCGGCGCCGCACTCTCCCCAAGGAGAATATTGATGACTTCCTCAAGACCAAAGCGAAGACCAAGACTTTGGACTTCATTGATGTGCTTCTGCTGACCAAG GATGAAGATGGGAAGGGATTGTCAGATGAAGATATCCGGGCTGAAGCTGACACCTTCATGTTTGAGG GCCATGACACCACAGCCAGTGGTCTCTCCTGGATCCTGTACAACCTTGCAAAGCACCCAGAATACCAGGAGCGCTGCCGGCAAGAGGTGCAAGACCTTTTGAGGGACCGTGAGTCTAAAGAGATTGAATG GGATGACCTGGTCCAGTTGCCCTTCCTGACCATGTGCATCAAAGAGAGTCTGCGGTTGCACCCCCCAGTCACCAGCATCTCCCGCCGCTGTACCCAGGACATTGTGCTCCCAGATGGCCGGGTCATCCCCAAAG GTGTTGCCTGCCTCATTGATATTTTCGGGACCCACCACAACCCATCTGTGTGGCCAGACCCTGAG GTCTATGACCCCTTCCGCTTCGACCCAGAAAACATCAAAGGGAGGCCACCTTTGGCTTTTATTCCCTTCTCAGCGGGTCCCAG GAACTGCATTGGGCAGACATTCGCCATGACTGAGATGAAAGTGATCTTGGCGCTCACCTTGCTGCGCTTCCGCATTCTGCCGGACAAGGAGCCGTGCCAGAAGCCAGAGCTGATCCTGCGCACAGAGGGCGGACTCTGGCTGCAGGTGGAGCCACTGAGCGCAGGCCAGCAATGA